DNA sequence from the Papio anubis isolate 15944 chromosome 7, Panubis1.0, whole genome shotgun sequence genome:
TGGCCTTGGGGACaatgccccctccctcccccacccccttcctgCTTAGGCCCACCTGGGAGGGGGTCAGACTCCCCCACCTGCACCCTTTGGCCTCAACATCCAGGGGAGCCTGTGACAGTGGAGACTTCATATTGGCAACAAACAGCAGCTGGGATGGGCCGCGGGACTGGACAGCAATGGCTGAGGCCCAGCCCCAGCACTCCTCCTCCATCATAGCCACCCCTCCTGCCGTCCCACTCTGGCCACCCAGGAGGCCCCCAAGCCCCGCCCCACCATCTGTGTCTGGCAGGCATTGCAGACCATATAAGGTGCCTCTGGCCTCCCTGCCCAGCCCTTCGGTGCTCCCAGCTCCCTGATGCCCTGGGTGGCGGCGCCCTAGCCTGGAGTCTTGGTGGCGAAGGTCAGGTAGCCAGTGTGGCCCACGGCCTCCTTCATAGGCGTGCCACTGCGGAAGGGGCCAGTGTCAGGGCTGGCAGGGCCATCTGTGCCTGCGCCCAGGTCGGGTGGTGGCAGGCTGACAGTGCGCACGTTGTAGACCTGTGGCAGCACCTCCAAGGTGCTCAGCTCCGAGAAGCCACGTGCCGCCAGCGCCTGGCACGTGCGCTGCACCTGCTCGATGCATGGCGAGAAGGAGCAGAAGCGCCCACCTGTGGGAAACAGGACCCGAGGGTCAGAGGGCAGGAGTGGCCTGTCTGGCCCTGGCATCCCTGAACTCCCACCCTAGGGTCTGAGGCCAACCTAAGATGGTCCCAACGCAGACTGCAAGCTCTCCAGagagctgggatgcagggcagaGGGGCCTGGCCCTCAACTGGCAGCCCACCATGGGGCCTGGCACCACTGTTCATGTCACCCAGCTTAGCCGCACTAGGCCCtcccacatgccaggcactgggtcAAGCTTGTGCCGCCATTGTCTCACTTGGCCCATAGTGGGCACTGCTCTCCTGCCTTCCATGGGGCTGCTGGAGCGCTGGGCCCAGAGTAGCTCTGACAGCACGGCAGCGCGGGGCGGTGCGGGGGCCGCTGCTGTCACAGGAAATCAGAGGCTGTCACTGCTCCCGGGAACAGGAGGCGCCTACTCGAAGCACAGCCTGAGCATGACAGCCCCTCCCCGCCGCCTCCCACCAGGGCAGCCGCGGGCTTCACTTGGCCTGGCCTGCAGTGAATGAGAACCCAGCCCGGGTCAGTTCCTGTCCTGGCTGGGAGGACCTGGGGAAGCCAGGGCCGGGTAGAGGTATGGCCCAGACAAATGTCCTCAAATGTCCCTGAGGCTTGGTCCCCTCAGGTGTACCCTGACACGGGGCCGCCGGGAGGTTCAAGGTTAGAGGAGGCAGGCACCTTCTGTGTGACAACAGCCTAGACAGGGCACCGAGGCTGAGCGCACCACACCCTCCCCAATGGGCTCCAGTGACCAGCAGGAGACGCCAGGCCCCTGAATGAGCCCAGAGCCTTTGGACCCAGAAGGGGGAGCTGGCAGGAGAAGGGACAGGTCCCAGAGGCAGGCGCAGGTTCCCCGGGCCACTCCGGAGGAAGGAGTCACAAAGGCAGCATGGGGGCCCCAGGAGGGGTTCTGCCGGGTTCAGCCTCCCCGGGACTACGGTCCAGGCCCAGAAGTGTCCCCAGAGCAgggagcctaggaggcagagcgtGGAGATCCCCACAGCTACCCCAAGGCCTCAGCAGAGACCAGCACCCAGGAGTCAGGGCTGGGCCAGAGCCAGCAGGGAATCCCCGGCCATGGCCTTGCTGTCCGTACAGGGCCTCGGCTAGTCTTTGAGGTGGGGCGGGGCGCCCcacacccccaccctccaccttctcaCAATGCAACTCTCAGCTGGGAAGAAGGGGCCCCTGCTGCCTGAACTGCTCCTTCTCCAGAAAAGGGAAAAACCTTGGCGTCCCAGCCACCTCCCTGGCTTGAGGCCTGACCTTCCCCAGGGCTGCCCCGCCTCCGCACCCAGCATCTTCCCTAAAAGGGGCCAGCTCCCTGGGCTCCAGAGCTCGTGGGAGGAGAGACTTCGGGAAACAGCATGGGCAGGGGATTCCACACACCGCCAGCCGGGCCTGCCCTGCACTTGGGTGGCACTGCCACCTTTCCCGATAGGGGGTTGACATCCTCCCCATCGGCCCATcctccccagctctgcctcccctgGCCAGCCTGACCCACTCCTCATCTAAGGCCAAGACGAGGCCCTGGCCTAGCCACTGCCATGGTGTGGCTTGGTTTCTGGACCCCTCAGTCCTGCACCCTTGCCCCAACCCCGCCCGGGCTGTACCTCTCCCGGAACCCCTAGTGCACCTTCGACCTTGAGGGCATCCCAGGCGTGGCCCACAGCCTCCCAGGGTGACGGGATGTCCAGGAAGACGGCGTCGGCCACGTGGCTCACGCCAAAGCCGCTGTGGCACACATCCTGGGTGCGCACAGTCACCCAGCGGCCCACACGGTGCTCCTGGAACTCCTCCCGGGCCTTCTCTGCCCGCTGCTGGTGGAACTCCACCGTATGCAGGTGGCCCGTGGGTGCAATGGTGCGGATGATGGCGTGGGACACAGAGCCACTGCCGGTGCCTGGCAGGACAAGATGGGAAGGGCAAGGCATCAGTTGGGACTGCTCGGGACCCACAGCCTCCCAGGAAACaacccccacctcagcctggagACCCACACAGTGCTCGGGAGGACCCCAGATTACAGGCGGGCGTTACTCCAGGGCTGTGTGGTCCCCACTGCCTAGAGCCCTGGGCTAGCCTTGGGTTGGGCGCCCTGTCTAGGGGTGAGCTGGGGTTGACAGGCTGTGTATGCTGTGGTGTCCGCTGTGGGCACAGGCCAGGCCAGTGGCAACCCTGCCCTATCCCGCCTGGCGCATGTATAGGCACTGAGAGCAGCCCAGCTGACTGGAGCCTCAGAGGAAATCTGTGCAGGGGGAACAGAGAGGCCCATCCCATCGCTCAGCTCTGTCTCCTTCCAGGCATGGCCAATCCCTTCCTCAGTCCCCATCAACAGTGGCCTACCCTGCCCATCCTCATGCCCACCTCTCCCCAGAAGCTCCTTGGTCCCCTTGGTCCAGCCCACCCCCACCAAGCCTGCCTAAGCCTGACCCCACCACACGGGGGCTGGGGCTCTGCCGTGGCCTGGTTGGAC
Encoded proteins:
- the TRMT61A gene encoding tRNA (adenine(58)-N(1))-methyltransferase catalytic subunit TRMT61A, with the protein product MSFVAYEELIKEGDTAILSLGHGAMVAVRVQRGAQTQTRHGVLRHSVDLIGRPFGSKVTCGRGGWVYVLHPTPELWTLNLPHRTQILYSTDIALITMMLELRPGSVVCESGTGSGSVSHAIIRTIAPTGHLHTVEFHQQRAEKAREEFQEHRVGRWVTVRTQDVCHSGFGVSHVADAVFLDIPSPWEAVGHAWDALKVEGGRFCSFSPCIEQVQRTCQALAARGFSELSTLEVLPQVYNVRTVSLPPPDLGAGTDGPASPDTGPFRSGTPMKEAVGHTGYLTFATKTPG